In the Pocillopora verrucosa isolate sample1 chromosome 4, ASM3666991v2, whole genome shotgun sequence genome, CAACCATGAGGGTTTCTCGAAAACGGTTTGtgttttcccttttcaatgCTCCAGAATCCACACTCACGAGCACGCTATACATACCCTCGTCTGCCCTagtaaaagaggaaaaaaataaagaaaaaagaaaacttttgataAAATAGAAGGAGACCTCGAGAACTCACGAACGAAGGTAAAGTTACTATAGTTGTGAATGCAATTTAATGGAAAATAAACATGCTAGACCAAAGTTCTTTGAGACAATATGAAATGTACTTAAAGCAGTTTCTTCTAGGTATTGCTTTcaaatagaaacaaaactctaaaattaatttcatgtcCAAGAAGACAAACCGCCAGAGGCATATGAAACTGAAACTGACGAAACCAGCATAAATCTTGTGAACCGACGGGAACTAAAAGCACGGTaaaatcctttaaaaaaaaaacaaaaaacaaacaaaccgcTTCAGCGGCGTGCCAGTCAATGTCAGGTACGATAATGATAGTGTTATGGTACCATTAATTGTACACCCCTTGGTGGAGAGTAAGTTTGTCTTGTCGTGGGACAGATACTGTGACATCGGTCAAGAATCAAACAAATGCTTCTTGATCCTTAGTCTAGTGTGCTAACTTCAGGGTGAACGCAGATCTGTAAAAACTTTCGGCATCTACATAGACGTAATAAGCGCACGaatgcaagaaataaataaatgaattttacCTGACACGGCCACGTGACTGCACACTGGAGATCTCGTTGCCCATCATATCATAACGgatgacaaaattacaatctCTTATGTCCAAACCTTCCTCTGCCACACTAGTGGCTAGAAGAAGGTTCTTCTCTCCGGTGTGGAATCGACTGATTACTCGCTCTTGCTCATTCTGTGTCATTCCAACTAAGATTTAGGAAAGGAAAACATCTTGTCATGTACAAATATTTTTCCTTGCTCCAACAAGATATTCATccttctttcatttaaatacTCATCATGCaaagaagcaaaataaaacGCCAATCATGGAGATttccagagaaaaaaaaggcatgTCTTAAAGATGTTGGAAAGACTATTATAGAATAACCGCTAtggttgtttttccttttgcagtATGTAATGGTACCATGTTAGAATTTGAACTTTAAAACATTTATCAGCGATTAAACTTACTGTTGCCATCTCCACTGCCTACAAGAGCCTCTGGCCTTAGAACAGCCCTCAGTTGTTCATCTTCTTTAATCCAGTCCTCTAGGGCTGACGTTGATTCTCGTGTTCTTGTGAACAGAATACCTTTAGGCCCTATCCAGTCTTTATGTTCACCACTGCTTTTATCAGAAGTTTTATTGTCTGGCGTGTGTTCTGCAAAATTGTCATCCTCTTCGCTTGGTCGTTCCTGGTCGCTTTCCCCAGTTATCCCAGGATCACCTTTGTAGTGTTGAAGGAGCaattctttcagtttcattaaGAATGGATTCTCGGGCTCACCGTGCTCTGCTACATTCTTATCCAAAATCTCCATTGCGCACTGAAACAGACGTTCCAAACTTTTGTCAATAGGTAGGAATTTTTCCCTATCCAAGGATTCAAAATACTTCTGAAGGCGTTTCTTAGCATTTTTCATAGTTGTACTTTTGTTGATTGTCAAGGCGATGTGATACTCGCGGAGATGTTCTGCAAATGTTATAAGGTAACGGTCCGCATCTGCAACAGCATTTTTGGAGAGCTCTTCCACCCATTGGCGATACTGCTGACATGACTTACTGTCATCCGGGGGAACAGAAGTTGATTCTTCTCCTCTTCTACCTCTCACTTTAGCTTCGATGTTCTTCATAACCTAAAAAACATGAAGGAGGATGAGGTGAGCTCTCCTCATACATTCTTGTTTCTAAATAACAACCCATCTACTCATTACCTGTGAAATTATCTTTTCAAATGGATCATTTCCAGTCGTTGAAAGTTGATATACATTTCGTTCAGGAACGTTTGCGAACTTTTTGAGCTcggactgattttttttcacagttgaAATAACTTCTGCATCTAAGTTGGCAGAAACAAGAAGGATGTGTTCTTCTGCTTTCTCGACACTTTTAGCTTTTCCTGTACCAAGCGATGCAGTAAAACCAACAAcctaaaaatcaaaataaaggagATTGGATTACTCAGcgtcaaaaaaaaatcattgactTTTGGAACTCGGAAGTAATCAGGACTCAAAAACACATGTACGTGTTGCCACCGATTTGATGTAAACCTAACGATAATCGCAATCTAGTCGTgaacttgtgtttttttttttttagctcaaaTTGGGTCCTTGCATCATTAGATTTTGGTGCGACTGGCTAAAAGATTACGTATTGTCAGTTTAGttttatgataataaaatgGAATGAACCCTATCCATTCCCTACGATCAAATCATTTGGAATACGATTTTTGAAAAGTGGGTAGTACCttaaattttctctctttttttttctgttcaaatcgaaaaaaggagaaggaaaaattcGTTGCTCACTTGGGCCTAATGACTCTTCGTCTCAGTGCAGACTTGCCTCTATGCTTTCAGAAACGCCACGAAAAACAGTATGAAGTGTCAGTTACCTGTGGCAGCGATCCTTGGTTTCGAGGCTGCTTTTTCAAGGCAAGATACCTTTCCATGATTCGGTTGTAGGAATGCTCCTTATGTGCATGGTGGCACTCGTCAAATAGCAAAAGACTGATATCTTCCAAATTTACTTGCTCCTCCTTAGATTTACAAGTAAGAGCGTTGACAAGTATTTGGGCAGTCAAAACAATGATGTCATGGTTTTGTAGAAGATACTTAAGGGGGATCTCGGTTGCGTTTGCCCCAGAAATATCAACCACGGAATACTTGTCTCTCAGGTAGAGTTCAAACCGCTCCTTTTGCTGAGAAACAAGGTTCACAGTGCTCACAATGAAGACAACCTTTGGTTTTTTGCTAAGGCTGCTGTCTGTAGGTGCTAAGGAGTAAAAAGAGTAAAAATGATGAGGCGACTTAGAGTTGTGATGCTAAGGAGAGGAGTAGATGTCTCGCTCAAGAACAAAACCTAATGGCCTGATCTTCAATCAGTGGGCCAGAGTGTTAGTTTCTGGGATACtgtccaattaaaaaaattcgagTTGGTATCTGGTTGAAATCCGACCAATTACTGATTGCTGCAGATAACTCATTATTGGATCGGCATAAGGGGGAAACGGAATGACTTCACCCAATATGTAATGCGAAAGCTATCGTTGACAATACAGCTAGAGTAACACTTCACTTGCAAAGAGAACAAAGTTCAACCTTGAATATTCTCGTGAAGGAATCGTTTTTCTCATATGCGTTATGCGTGAATTCGTGTGTCTCTAAATGTGTGGGAAAAGAATATAAAGCAAAGCTCTTTAAACGCCCTCAGAATTCTATAAATTGAATCCGCTTATAAAGAGACAATAAACTGTTTTATAGTCTTTTCATGATCAACTGTGTTATCTACCAGGGTGATGGACTGACATAACGATTATGAGATATGATATAAGAAGGCAACTTACCCTTTGCTTCGAATGACTCAAGATGGTTTTTAGCTATTTCTATAGCCACGTATGTTTTTCCACTGTTGGTTGGAGCACAGATAATGGTGTTCTTGCCTTCCAGCGCTGGATCTGCCAATTCCTTCTGGTACTCTCTAAGCTCCAGCTCACATACGCTAAAGGGATTGGCCTTGTTTCCCAGATACACTTTTAGAAATGGATAAATAGATCATATTACAGCATAACTAAGATCAAATTGGCATCTGAATCTTGAATTGAAGATTAAGTTTCGAGGCGCAATACACTCCGGTTTTTAAATCAGATGAATTTCAGAGTAAGAATGCAATCTTACCGGGTGGAATGTCGATTTCTTCTTCAACCTCAGGTATAGATCCATCATCATCAGTAGCACTGTcctctaaaaataaataaacataggTAAATGTTTACGTTTTCGTGTGATATGCATCCAATAGCAATTatctacttttcatttttaaattaatatctGGCATCTATATAATTTTTCATAGTACCTTCTACAAGATTTATCACAGTTATTCCATCATATTTACCGCATGGTCGTTTCAATCAAACGTGCATGTAATTGACTATCATTAACACCGTAAGTCTTCATGATTGAATGAACTTATCAAGCAATGATCATCATGTAACGAATTTGAAGTGTACCTTGCTTGCTTGACAAGGTGCTACGCATTTTCTCCTCTCTCTCTTGCTCTTCTTCGATCTCTACCAGAAAACAAGCATAAGTTGCTTTAATATACCAACTCAATCGGAACTTTAAGACAACTAACTCGAAAGCTTTTTTACAGGTTTCGTTAACCGTTTGGGTGCTGTCCCTCTGAAGGACGAACAGCTCATGCGAGCACCGCACCATTCCTGTGAGAGAAGATGGCAATTAACAGCAGAAACCTAACACTGGAGGGATGACCGGGGCCTTGTACTTATGTGACAACCATAAAAACGACCATAATAGTATTTCCCCAACTAGGTGTATTAAACACAGCGAAACTCGTGATCACCTTTCCTGAAGTTAATTAAACGTCGAAGTGTCCCGTTAGTATTCTATGTtcataagatgaaaaaaactcAGCAGCAAGAATAATGAAAAGTTCTATGGTGTCGTTTATTAGTTACCTGCTAGTTTTTCCTGAATTTGTACAAATCGCTCTTGGCTTATACTGAGGTTCAGTTTCAGCGGTTTCTCTGGGATCCTTTGATGTTTCTTAAAAGTGTCGTCCACTAAGACATGTTGTAACGATTTTTGGAATTCTCCTTCAGTATACATATCCCACAGCTTTACGGCTGCTTCTTTTGTTGACAAGCGGATAGTGGTTATGATGGAACCTTTAGCAGTATGAACAAAAACAGCTCCTTGGGGAAGATACTGAAAGAAATACACAGCCATTAAAATTGAGCATACTTGAGGGTATCAGATTAAGTTTGGAGAAGAAAGCGTATCTTGGTCTCCAACTGATACATAATTATGATGTTTACCCACAAGTTGAAAGTAAGACTTAGGCTTAAAGACTGAAGTGCTGATTTATTTGTTCACTCGCGTCAGTCAGTGAGATTCCACAATTTCGTTTTGACTGATGGATATGATGTTTCCTCAAGTTAGGAAGCTAAGTTAAAAATTCGACACAATAAGTGTGAATTTTTCTCAGAGGTTTGATTTAATTGCaaacttcagaaaaaaaaatatctgagaCATAAGGTGTTGCGCCTTTCACTTAAAACAGGTTTCATTGTACACAATTTCTAGTGTTAGATCTGCGCTTCCATGGActtacaattaaatttttttaacataccTTCTGGAGTTCCTTGCgcatttgtttgctttctttggATGAATGTTGTTCATAAAGTTCAGCCAAATACTTTTCCTCTGCATAACAGCTTTCAGGCTCTTCCTCATCCCCACTTGTCTCTGCTGATAGGTTACCTTTAATAATAACATCTGGGAAAAAGACCCGACAAGACGAGCATTTAAGGACCGAAAAAAGCAAGTTTTTATTCAGCCCTAAGTCAGTATGACACAACGATGTAATTGCAAAGACCAACTTATACAAAAGCGTCTTTTGTCGAGAAAAAGAATCCCCGGTCCGTATTTCCGTAACAAAGTATTATggaaaaaatgatttatttcctattttgaaataaataaattataatatgCTGTGTGCAATTAGTTTGTCTAGGTTAGTGACATAACATTGCACTGCAAGGGCCTTCTAG is a window encoding:
- the LOC131771082 gene encoding ATP-dependent RNA helicase DHX58-like; its protein translation is MRPPYTKSDEKKILDTRLKDFMGEVNPVDLLPYLPCLEQMDKEAIEAKQNNMGPTTANQILVDRLKRRNKGFVQFVRALRTSGNEHTALLVDPYYIYPIDAGDDEIAVPNGSEIGYKRIGTAIDVIIKGNLSAETSGDEEEPESCYAEEKYLAELYEQHSSKESKQMRKELQKYLPQGAVFVHTAKGSIITTIRLSTKEAAVKLWDMYTEGEFQKSLQHVLVDDTFKKHQRIPEKPLKLNLSISQERFVQIQEKLAEIEEEQEREEKMRSTLSSKQEDSATDDDGSIPEVEEEIDIPPVYLGNKANPFSVCELELREYQKELADPALEGKNTIICAPTNSGKTYVAIEIAKNHLESFEAKAPTDSSLSKKPKVVFIVSTVNLVSQQKERFELYLRDKYSVVDISGANATEIPLKYLLQNHDIIVLTAQILVNALTCKSKEEQVNLEDISLLLFDECHHAHKEHSYNRIMERYLALKKQPRNQGSLPQVVGFTASLGTGKAKSVEKAEEHILLVSANLDAEVISTVKKNQSELKKFANVPERNVYQLSTTGNDPFEKIISQVMKNIEAKVRGRRGEESTSVPPDDSKSCQQYRQWVEELSKNAVADADRYLITFAEHLREYHIALTINKSTTMKNAKKRLQKYFESLDREKFLPIDKSLERLFQCAMEILDKNVAEHGEPENPFLMKLKELLLQHYKGDPGITGESDQERPSEEDDNFAEHTPDNKTSDKSSGEHKDWIGPKGILFTRTRESTSALEDWIKEDEQLRAVLRPEALVGSGDGNIGMTQNEQERVISRFHTGEKNLLLATSVAEEGLDIRDCNFVIRYDMMGNEISSVQSRGRVRADEGMYSVLVSVDSGALKRENTNRFRETLMVEALSKVQHISEKDFQRKVKAIQDKNFRDRKLKKGVMALKKSKPVPDDVNFHCRKCNEAVCQAHDIRRVRETYYVIINSDVRESKVVMKICPTPKKIDDVEFNKKIYCKKCGQDWGVTVRINDVEWLCIKISSFVVQFPGPNPQRIMKKKWKDLPFGIEEATFEELWQQAEHEDDDFFEDDLSDLLD